A single genomic interval of Coccidioides posadasii str. Silveira chromosome 1, complete sequence harbors:
- a CDS encoding uncharacterized protein (EggNog:ENOG410PNC6~COG:I~TransMembrane:3 (o45-64i85-108o128-146i)~BUSCO:12510at33183) — protein sequence MASPMERLITSLTKGASVETIWTNITGSFSPAVIEFFGTLSVQLVTFWLPSLFFLSLDIWAPSFSNRHKLQPIPKQPTSKEIKSCVLLVLRNQIINSILHIILIFISPQRPYRIEPSLPTLPEIARDFIISLLIREALFYYSHRLLHHRIFYARIHKLHHRFTAPVALAAQYAHPIEHIVANVLPITLPPALLRSHILTFWTFLAYELSNTALVHSGYDFFSGIAKMHDLHHEKFNLNYGSIGLLDWFHGTDKLHKRTA from the coding sequence ATGGCATCCCCGATGGAGCGTCTCATCACCAGCCTGACTAAAGGCGCCTCCGTGGAGACAATATGGACCAACATTACCGGCTCCTTTTCCCCGGCGGTCATTGAATTCTTCGGCACCCTCAGCGTCCAGCTTGTCACCTTCTGGCTCCCATcactcttcttcttgtccCTGGACATCTGGGCGCCGTCCTTCTCTAACCGACACAAGCTCCAGCCCATCCCCAAGCAACCGACGAGCAAGGAAATCAAATCCTGCGTTCTCCTCGTCCTGCGGAACCAAATCATCAATTCCATCCTGCacatcatcctcatcttcatctctcCGCAACGCCCCTACCGAATCGAACCCTCACTCCCTACTCTCCCCGAAATCGCCCGGGATTTTATCATCTCCCTCCTGATCCGCGAAGCCCTATTCTACTACAGCCACCGGCTCCTCCACCACCGCATCTTCTACGCACGAATCCACAAGCTTCACCACCGTTTCACCGCGCCAGTCGCACTCGCAGCCCAATACGCGCATCCGATCGAACACATCGTCGCGAATGTCTTGCCCATAACACTCCCACCGGCGCTACTAAGGAGCCACATCTTGACCTTCTGGACGTTCCTTGCCTACGAGCTGTCCAATACAGCACTTGTCCACAGTGGATATGATTTCTTCAGCGGGATAGCCAAGATGCATGATTTGCATCATGAGAAATTCAATTTGAATTATGGGTCAATTGGATTACTAGATTGGTTTCATGGCACGGATAAACTGCACAAGCGCACTGCGTAG
- a CDS encoding uncharacterized protein (EggNog:ENOG410QDYC~COG:G~TransMembrane:11 (o82-107i128-145o151-171i209-231o237-258i311-338o350-371i392-413o419-443i455-475o487-507i)~BUSCO:4968at33183) has product MAPDSVGKTSSDEDSVRGEKPAASNGASVDLEAAGEKDGYVLDAAQIGTTELMTAKDGHTVLIPQPSSSPADPLNWSNFKKALILTIISATAFLPDYGSATGAVTLIPQAKIWGMTEDEVNHSQVGNVFMLGAGGVFVVAFSAYFGRYPVLFWFLVIALATAIWCAAALTFESFMAARILNGFFSTVMQGGGLMYIKDMFFFHEHARKINIWSSFIIVSPYMGPLLTAFIINTQKWQWAFGVYSIITGLCLIAVILFVDETYYDRKIPEDQQPPRVSRWKRMIGIEQWQSRHTRNTFKDAMMRPVIVISKVPVLISMLYYLFTFAWVVGINTTLSIFLGPLYNFGPKQIGFFYFTPVVGAILGEIAGHWLHDMIARVASKRNHGRFEPEARYVATWVSTPFLISGTVLLGFALERGYHYMLASLGWGLYVFGIMITTVAVNAYVLDSYPEASGEVAAWINFARTTGGFVVSYFMVEWAGKQGAIRQFGTMAGICGFAFVMIIFLQIFGKRLRQWAGPVNFKTV; this is encoded by the exons ATGGCGCCTGACAGTGTAGGCAAGACCTCTTCCGACGAGGACTCCGTCCGGGGGGAGAAACCAGCTGCAAGTAATGGTGCCTCTGTCGACCTCGAAGCCGCTGGTGAGAAGGATGGCTACGTGCTTGACGCAGCTCAGATCGGAACTACAGAATTGATGACGGCGAAAGATGGTCATACAGTCTTGATTCCCCAGCCTAGCAGCTCGCCTGCTGACCCGCTGAACTGGTCCAATTTCAAGAAGGCTCTAATCCTGACTATCATTTCTGCAACGGCATTCTTGCCTGATTATGGAAGTGCCACAGGAGCTGTCACTCTTATCCCCCAAGCCAA AATCTGGGGGATGACGGAAGATGAGGTGAACCACTCTCAAGTAGGGAATGTCTTCATGTTGGGTGCTGGTGGCGTCTTTGTTGTCGCCTTTTCCGCATACTTTGGAAGATATCCTGTCTTGTTCTGGTTCTTGGTCATTGCTTTGGCGACTGCAATCTGGTGTGCTGCAGCGTTGACGTTTGAATCCTTCATG GCCGCTAGAATTCTCAACGGTTTCTTTTCCACAGTTATGCAAGGG GGTGGTCTTATGTATATCAAAGACATGTTCTTCTTCCACGAGCATGCGCGAAAAATCAATATCTGGTCAAGCTTTATCATCGTGTCGCCGTATATGGGGCCTCTACTCACAGCTTTTATCATCAACACCCAGAAATGGCAATGGGCCTTCGGTGTATATTCAATCATAACTGGCCTCTGCCTTATTGCGGTGATTCTCTTTGTGGATGAAACTTATTATGATCGAAAGATCCCGGAGGACCAGCAACCGCCGCGTGTCAGTAGATGGAAGCGAATGATCGGTATCGAACAGTGGCAAAGTCGCCATACGAGAAACACCTTTAAGGATGCCATGATGCGTCCTGTCATCGTTATCTCCAAGGTGCCAGTTTTGATCTCGATGTTATACTACCTGTTTACCTTCGCGTGGGTTGTTGGCATCAATACTACGTTGTCAATATTCTTGGGCCCGCTCTATAACTTTGGGCCAAAACAAATTG GTTTCTTCTACTTTACACCAGTTGTCGGCGCTATCCTTGGCGAAATTGCAGGCCACTGGCTTCACGATATGATCGCGAGAGTCGCCTCCAAGAGGAACCATGGCCGGTTTGAACCAGAAGCACGTTACGTAGCTACTTGGGTTTCTACACCGTTCTTGATTTCTGGCACGGTCCTTCTCGGATTTGCGCTCGAGAGAGGATACCATTACATGCTTGCTTCCCTCGGTTGGGGCCTCTACGTCTTCGGAATCATGATCACAACTGTCGCTGTGAATGCATATGTGCTCGACAGCTACCCAGAAGCATCCGGTGAAGTTGCAGCTTGGATCAACTTTGCCCGTACGACTGGCGGATTTGTTGTGAGTTATTTCATGGTTGAATGGGCAGGGAAGCAGGGCGCCATTCGACAATTTGGCACAATGGCGGGTATCTGTGGTTTTGCATTTGTGATGATTATCTTCCTGCAAATATTTGGCAAGAGACTAAGGCAATGGGCTGGGCCGGTCAACTTCAAGACTGTTTAA